The uncultured Sunxiuqinia sp. genomic sequence CGAAAACATTCGTAATCTGCGGAGCAAGCTTCTCTGGAACAGCCTTTACATATTTAATTGTAAAATGAAAAGTTGTTGCAACCTCTTTCCCACTTATAGGAACCTTGGAAGGAGATTCTATCCACATCCTGCCACCCAACAACCCGGATAAACCCCTTGCTATTGATAAACCGAGGCCGGCACCTCCAATGTTTTTTAATGACCGATGGTGTAATTGAGAAAAACGTTCAAAGATAATATCTTGCTTGTCTGATGGAATTCCGACACCGGTATCTGAAACATAAAAGTGAAGTTGATTTTTCTCGAACCAGCATCCGAATTCAATAAAACCACTTGTAATGAACTTGAATGCATTATCGATCAGGTTAATTAGAATTTGTTTGAGTTTTACTTTATCCGTTTTTATGAGCGCATAAGAAGGCTCACTTTGAAAATTATACGTTAACGCAATGTACTCCTTCTTTAGTCTAACCTGTTGTTCTGCAAAAAAGATCTGCAACTCGGCAAACAATTCAACAACATTGCATTCTTCTTCATTTACGGCTAATTGTCCCGATTCTATTTTTGAAATATCGAGTATGTCGTTAATAATTTCAAGCAGGTCGCTGCAGCTGTTATTTATTATTTTAGAATATCTTTCAACAACTTGCCTATTCCTGTAGTTTTCAACCAATAAGTTGGAGAAACCCATGATCGAATTCATCGGCGTTCGAATTTCGTGGCTCATATTCTGAAGAAAAGCTGACTTTAGGCGGTCGCTTTCTTCCGCCTTCTCCTTTGCTTTAAGAAGTTCCAATTCGGAATGCTTACGAAAGGTAATATCACTACCAAAACAAGAACCTCCAACAACTTGTCCTTTTTTTATTATTGGATTAAATTTCACCTGAATATAAAGCATGCCATTATTGGTAGGAACAGCATCTTCGACTAGAAACTGTTCATTGGCAAGTACCCGATCATATCGTGGCTTCCAAAATGGCTTCAATTCGTTGGGAAGTGCATCAACCAAGTTTATTCCAGGTTCCAGAAGGATTCCGAATGATTGTAAAAAATCACGCTGAAAAACAGGATTGATATACAAGATTTCGTAGCTCTTGTTAAAAGCCCAAATGCTATCATTAGTTCCTTCGAGAATCGCCGTTATGCTTGCATTGTTTTCCTCTGCCGCTTCCTTCGCTTTGAGAAGCTCAGCTTCTGCCTTCTTTCGATTGGTTATATCTCGAAAAATTCCCATCAAACATCTTTTACCTTGATGCGTAACCTCTGAGGCCAGCACTTCAACCGCAACTTTGGAGCCATCTGATCGAGCAACTACGCTTTCAACTAACCCGACAGGCTTTGACCCGATAGCACCTTCGTAATATTTCTTAAATCTATCCTTATAATACTGTTCTTGACCTTCTGGATGCAATTTAGATTGATGAATACCGACAATTTCGGTGTGTGACAATTGAAGTAATTTCTCAGCTGCAAGATTGGCATCTAAAATAAGACCACTTTCAATCTCAGCTATAAAAATGGCGTCGGCAGCATTTTCAAAAAGGTTTCTGAATTGCACTTCGCTTTCTTCAGCTTTCTGCTTGACTATCTCTAATTCACAAATCGCGTCACTAGTCTCTTTACGTTCCGTTTCTACATTTACACTTTTACCTGTCGATGCAAATGCTGAATTGTGTTTTTCAATTGCCTGTTTTAATGAACTATTAGTTCGCTTCAACTCTTGGATTTCTGCAATTAGTTCCTCTTTTTTCTTTTTACTATAGTTCATAACCCGTATTCAGCTATTTTTATTGAAATATAGCATTTTTTTTTATTCGCATGAAATTTAATTTGTACTAGCAGAACCTCTTAGACTTTATTGATCAAAGTTTTCAAGGTCTTGGGAAAGACCACAAAATGGACTTATAGCTGATACTCTTTTAAACAAATTGCACGCTTATTTAAAAAGACCGAAAAGGACCGGTTGCATTTTCGATCTGGTAGTCGCACTTAGCCAAAAAAATGCAAGGAATGAACTACCTCGGGGCAAGTCCTCGAGGTAGCAAAAGAGCTCACGCACGAGGCGAAAGCAGAACCGCTCAAAGAGCTGGGAATTAAACCAGAAAAAGATTAAATTCAAAAAGCCAGAAATAGGAAATTAATTATTTGAGAAGTTAAACTTACTTCACAGCAACGGTTTCAATCTCAACCAGCACACCTAATGGTAATTCTTTAACTGCAAACGCAGCACGGGCTGGCGGATTCTCACTGTAGTAATTCCCGTAAACATCGTTCATGGCTTTAAAATTTCCCATGTCACTGAGCAAACAAGTTGACTTCACAACATCGGCAAATACATAGCCGGCTTCTTTCAATATCGCGCCAATATTTTTCATCACCTGCTCGGTTTGCTCTGTGATTCCGCCTTCAACAACTTTTGAAGTTGATGGATCGATTGGAACTTGTCCGGAAATATAAAGTGTGTTGTTCACCTCAATAGCCTGACTATATGGGCCTATCGCCGCTGGTGCATTGGGAGTAGAAATTATTTTTTTCATTTGATCAATTTTTAATTTATCAGAATCGTATTTTCAGAAATACCCGAGACCAATGATCTCCATACAATTTTACAAATAAACTAATTTTCATCCGTTCTCAAATAAACTTTTTTGATCATCCGAGGTTGTGAATTTTTGATTAAAAAAGTTCACGTTCGTTTCATACGGACTTGTTTTCGTATTTTTAGAGCAAATTTGAAATTATGACTTTCGGAACCATTAAAGAGCAAATTGAAAAGCTTCGTAAAGAGCTCGAAGAACACAACTATAATTATTATGTACTGTCGGCACCAATTATTAGTGATTTTGATTTTGACATGAAGCTCAAAGAGCTGGAGAAATTAGAACATGAACATCCAGAATTTCAGGATCCAAATTCTCCTACCCATCGAGTAGGAAGCGACATTAATCAGGAATTTACTCAGGTGAAACATAAATATCCCATGCTCTCGTTAAGTAACTCCTATTCAAAAGATGAATTACAGGATTTTGACACCCGGGTTCGTAAGTTAATTGGAGATGAATTTGATTATACCTGTGAACTAAAATTCGATGGTGCATCGTTGAGCTTATGGTACGAAAATGGGGAGTTAGTGAAAGCCGTCACCCGGGGCGATGGAGAAAAGGGAGACGACGTAACTGCCAATGCGCGGACCATTCGCAGCGTTCCTCTAAAATTAAAAGGAGATTCCTACCCTGATTCTTTTGAAATTAGAGGCGAAGTTTTGCTACCCTTTCAGGTGTTTGCGGAGTTGAATAAAGCCCGTGAAGAAGCTGGCGAACCGTTGTATGCCAATCCAAGAAATACCGCATCCGGTTCGTTAAAAATGCAAAACTCGGCAGAAGTTGCCAAACGCAAGCTCGATGCCTATTTCTACTATGTATTGGGTGATAATCTGACCAAAGATGGGCACTTTGAGACGATTCAAGAAGCAGGAAAATGGGGTTTCAAAATTTCAGAATACACGACTAAGTGCAAAAGTATTGATGAAGTTTTCGACTATATTAATCACTGGGACAGCGCACGATTCGACCTACCGATAGCAACGGATGGAATTGTTATTAAAGTCAATTCGCGACGCTTGCAGAACAACCTGGGATTTACCGCAAAATCACCCCGCTGGGCTATTGCCTATAAGTTTACAGCAGAACAAGTCAGCACCATGCTAGAGTCGGTCAGTTACCAAGTAGGCCGAACCGGAGCAGTAACACCCGTAGCCAATTTAACCCCTGTATTATTGGCAGGAACCACTGTTAAGCGAGCTTCTTTGCACAATGCCGACATTATTGAAAAGCTAAACTTGCATATTCAGGATGTTGTTTTTGTTGAAAAAGGCGGCGAGATCATTCCTAAAATTGTAAATGTTGATGAGTCAGCGCGAAAACCTGAAGCTGAGAAAGTTGAATTTATCAAGTATTGTCCTGAATGTGGAACCAAGTTGATTCGGAAGGAAGGCGAAGCAGCGCATTATTGCCCCAATGAAACGGGCTGTGCGCCGCAAATAAAAGGAAAGATTGAGCATTTCATTAGTCGCAAAGCCATGGATATTGATGGTTTAGGACAAGAAACTGTTGAATTGCTTTTCAACGAAGGATTGATTAATAATAGTGCCGATTTATACAATCTCAAAGCCGAACAACTGACGACTCTGGAGCGAATGGGAGAAAAATCTGCCAATCGAATTTTAAAAAGCCTGGAAGAATCTAAATCAATACCTTTTGAGCGAGTTTTATATGCACTGGGTATTCGTTATGTTGGTGAAACGGTTGCTAAAAAGCTAGCCAACAAACTGGTTGACATAGACACAATAATCAATTCGAGCTATGACGAATTAGTTGACATTGATGAAATTGGTGGTAGGATTGCAGAAAGTATCCGATCTTTTTTCGATAATGAAGACAACCAGCGCATAGTTCAAAGACTTGAAAATCAAGGACTAAAACTTAAATTAAGCGAAAGTAATTTAGAAGGCCGAAGCAATAAACTGGAAGGACTGAGCATTGTCATTTCGGGAACATTCGAAAAGCACTCCAGAGATGAATTGAAAAAGTTGATAGAAAAGCATGGTGGCAAAAATACAGGTTCGATCTCAAAAAAGACTTCGTATTTATTAGGCGGCAGCAATGTTGGTCCTTCCAAATTGGAGAAAGTTGAAAAATTAGGTGTTCAGGTTATTTCCGAAGATGATTTTTTAACGATGATTCAATAAACGAGGTGCTATTGTCCAGAGTTGGTTCTATTCGGTGTGTTCTGTAAAACTTATTTATACTTCAAAATAAGGTTCTCAACGAAACGATTACTTTTAATTTAATCGTACTCGGCTTATCACAAACAATTTCTTATTTTTGTCACGTCTATGAGTTTCAAAAATCAATTCATCAGCAAGCTGCTCAAACGCAAATATCGTGAGTCCGAAAGATCGG encodes the following:
- a CDS encoding PAS domain S-box protein gives rise to the protein MNYSKKKKEELIAEIQELKRTNSSLKQAIEKHNSAFASTGKSVNVETERKETSDAICELEIVKQKAEESEVQFRNLFENAADAIFIAEIESGLILDANLAAEKLLQLSHTEIVGIHQSKLHPEGQEQYYKDRFKKYYEGAIGSKPVGLVESVVARSDGSKVAVEVLASEVTHQGKRCLMGIFRDITNRKKAEAELLKAKEAAEENNASITAILEGTNDSIWAFNKSYEILYINPVFQRDFLQSFGILLEPGINLVDALPNELKPFWKPRYDRVLANEQFLVEDAVPTNNGMLYIQVKFNPIIKKGQVVGGSCFGSDITFRKHSELELLKAKEKAEESDRLKSAFLQNMSHEIRTPMNSIMGFSNLLVENYRNRQVVERYSKIINNSCSDLLEIINDILDISKIESGQLAVNEEECNVVELFAELQIFFAEQQVRLKKEYIALTYNFQSEPSYALIKTDKVKLKQILINLIDNAFKFITSGFIEFGCWFEKNQLHFYVSDTGVGIPSDKQDIIFERFSQLHHRSLKNIGGAGLGLSIARGLSGLLGGRMWIESPSKVPISGKEVATTFHFTIKYVKAVPEKLAPQITNVFDESYFANKTLLIVEDDAYNALYLNEILADTGFNIISTEYAEEAIEIASTQMVDLILMDIRLPDLSGYEATHAILRNKPGMRIIAQTAYAAQDERQKALDAGCLDYIAKPIKRDLLLKLISKSLNMS
- a CDS encoding RidA family protein, which codes for MKKIISTPNAPAAIGPYSQAIEVNNTLYISGQVPIDPSTSKVVEGGITEQTEQVMKNIGAILKEAGYVFADVVKSTCLLSDMGNFKAMNDVYGNYYSENPPARAAFAVKELPLGVLVEIETVAVK
- the ligA gene encoding NAD-dependent DNA ligase LigA; the encoded protein is MTFGTIKEQIEKLRKELEEHNYNYYVLSAPIISDFDFDMKLKELEKLEHEHPEFQDPNSPTHRVGSDINQEFTQVKHKYPMLSLSNSYSKDELQDFDTRVRKLIGDEFDYTCELKFDGASLSLWYENGELVKAVTRGDGEKGDDVTANARTIRSVPLKLKGDSYPDSFEIRGEVLLPFQVFAELNKAREEAGEPLYANPRNTASGSLKMQNSAEVAKRKLDAYFYYVLGDNLTKDGHFETIQEAGKWGFKISEYTTKCKSIDEVFDYINHWDSARFDLPIATDGIVIKVNSRRLQNNLGFTAKSPRWAIAYKFTAEQVSTMLESVSYQVGRTGAVTPVANLTPVLLAGTTVKRASLHNADIIEKLNLHIQDVVFVEKGGEIIPKIVNVDESARKPEAEKVEFIKYCPECGTKLIRKEGEAAHYCPNETGCAPQIKGKIEHFISRKAMDIDGLGQETVELLFNEGLINNSADLYNLKAEQLTTLERMGEKSANRILKSLEESKSIPFERVLYALGIRYVGETVAKKLANKLVDIDTIINSSYDELVDIDEIGGRIAESIRSFFDNEDNQRIVQRLENQGLKLKLSESNLEGRSNKLEGLSIVISGTFEKHSRDELKKLIEKHGGKNTGSISKKTSYLLGGSNVGPSKLEKVEKLGVQVISEDDFLTMIQ